From one Sparus aurata chromosome 16, fSpaAur1.1, whole genome shotgun sequence genomic stretch:
- the myo10l1 gene encoding unconventional myosin-X isoform X1, whose protein sequence is MEAFFTEGARVWVREKEQLVPATVNSCGDGTLVVTTDYGEVLYLQQAEVTRERVYAMHQSSIDGVEDMSALAELHEAAIMHNLYQRYHKDNIYTNIGSILAAVNPYKQISGLYDPERVDLYSKHHIGELPPHIFAVANECYRCIWKRHDSQCVLISGESGAGKTESTKLLLQFLSVMSQNSAGTAPSEKSTRVEQAIVQSSPIMEAFGNAKTVYNNNSSRFGKFIQLHFSEGGNIQGGCVFDYLLEKNRVVRQNPGERNYHIFYALLAGAKKEQKSQYFLEDPAESFHYLSQSGCLKDKSLNDKELFNSVMEALKVLEFTEDEIRDMFKLLSGVLQLGNIEFMTAGGAQITTKQVVTDASELLGLDAFQLSEVLTQRSIILRGEEICSPLTIEQAVDSRDSVAMALYSQCFSWIILKINQKIKGKENFKSIGILDIFGFENFEVNRFEQFNINYANEKLQEYFNKHIFSLEQLEYNREGVQWDAIDWMDNAECLDLIEKKLGLLALVNEESRFPKGTDFTLLEKLHSRHSTNPYYVKPRLADHQFGIKHYAGEVLYDVRGILEKNRDTFRDDILNMLKDSRLDFIYDLFEKVGSRNNEEKMGTARRKPTVSSQFRDSLHSLMATLSVSNPFFIRCIKPNMEKNPSVFSPEVVLNQLRYSGMLETVKIRRAGFPVRRTFKDFFSRYKIIVKEKKTAAAAAAAGDDKKRSTDLLLKYDKTKKEWQLGKTKVFMKESLEQRLEKDRDEVRRQAAMIIRAHLLTFSAKKHFKRVRASVVTLQKHLRKHIQRRRFVKQRKAALVLQRHRRGQVARTRVRKLREERKKKEDEQKKKEEEEEKKVAGEGEQAAAAAAAAAEEGDETEDKPNETRSLEEILQLEREIERLQKKREDEVSQLCESSKQELQLRRDAELKRMKKEASRKATGLIDLLNFGGVDPSLGAVAAKPAAEAKPPKAAGANRSASKEEEVDEGFHAEDECIPLPDFPPPAETDAPLDQEIFAHLPPPPPAFAEGTVPPAPPPPPPLPADGVIAEGIPPPPPLPSPGDGSAAPPPPPPTPPGEEGKKEGAKAETERKVSMVESLVDGEEPIYSMPADTESDYDQEEEEGSVNAGDDSSVSGSNRGSTTVTDEEHLRKSTCTNASIESYRGSSDSVRTHTHTHLRTRARRYYADSDDEHDGLMDTDEEVHNGRVTLLNGNGPPYFHGYLYMKAGLMIPWRRRWCVLKDETFMWFRSKQESLKSGWLYKKGGGLSTLSRRLNWKMRWFVLRDSKLMYYDNDSEEKLKGTIDIRAAKEIVDNHEKENALNIVTDERTYQVFAESPEDASGWFKMLSKVRVCTPEQLLEMSHEQANPKNAVGTLDVGLIDSVCASDNPDRPNSFVIITANRVIHCNSDTPEEMHHWISLLQKPKGDARIDGQEFLVRGWLQKEMKTNAKSTSLKLKKRWFVLTHNSLDYYKSSEKNSSKMGTLVLNSLCSIIQPDERVHRETGYWNIMVYGRKHSYRLYTKMLNEAMRWTAAIQGVIDSKTPIETPTLQLIRDIKENSVNPDIVEQMYRRNPILRYTQHPLHAPLLPLPYGEVTSLQRQQGYASLQDEAVRVFNSLQEMETLADTVPIIQGILQTCQDLRPLRDEVYCQVIKQTNHVPQPNSPANRAHWHLLTCMSCTFLPSRAILRYLRFHLKRVRERYPGTDIERYASFIGESLKKTKTREFVPSQEEIAALLVRQEMSTTVYCHGGGSCKISINSHTTAGEVVEKLIRGLAMEESKNLFSLFEHNSFTDRALESRVIVADVLAKFERLAGSEEEEEEGEWKLYFKLYCFLDMESMPKEGVEFAFMFEQAHESLISGHFPASEETLQHLAALRLQYLHGDGAGRAGWSLGTVYPVGRLRNRILHSTKPGVGAAGGAGGAGGGGPGEGKGTVVSQGGIPVGVEKRKTPSFLDGTLRRSFKTGSLKKQKVEEEQMLEMWVKEETSATRTSVLEKWTRLQGMPQHQAMLNYMSIIKEWPGYGSTLFDVECKEGGFPHDLWLSVSADNVSVYKRGEPKPLETFQYEHITFFGASQLCTYKIIVDEREMFFETPLVGEITKIMRAYINMMVKKRCSIMSVTSVASSWVR, encoded by the exons AAGACTGTTTACAACAACAACTCCAGCCGCTTTGGGAAATTCATCCAACTCCACTTCTCCGAGGGCGGAAACATCCAGGGAGGCTGCGTCTTTGACT ATTTACTGGAGAAG AACCGAGTGGTACGACAAAACCCCGGAGAACGAAACTACCACATCTTCTACGCTCTGCTGGCGGGAGCTAAAAAGGAGCAGAAAA GTCAGTACTTCCTGGAAGACCCCGCCGAATCTTTCCACTACCTCAGCCAATCAGGATGTTTGAAGGACAAGAGCCTGAATGACAAAGAACTGTTTAACAGTGTGATG GAGGCTCTGAAGGTGTTGGAGTTCACAGAGGATGAGATCAGAGACATGTTTAAGCTGCTGTCGGGAGTCTTACAGCTGGGAAACATCGAGTTCATGACTGCAGGAGGGGCCCAGATCACCACCAAGCAAG TGGTCACTGATGCCAGCGAGCTGCTGGGCCTGGACGCCTTCCAGCTGTCTGAAGTCCTGACTCAGCGCTCCATAATcctcagaggagaggaaatcTGCTCCCCACTCACTATAGAGCAG GCCGTGGATTCCCGAGACTCTGTTGCCATGGCGCTGTATTCCCAGTGTTTCTCCTGGATCATCCTCAAGATCAATCAGAAGATCAAGGGGAAGGAAAACTTCAAATCCATCGGCATCCTCGACATCTTCGGCTTCGAGAACTTTGAG GTGAATCGGTTCGAGCAGTTTAACATCAACTACGCCAACGAGAAACTTCAGGAGTACTTCAACAAGCACATCTTCTCCCTGGAGCAGCTCGAGTACAACAG GGAAGGTGTCCAGTGGGACGCCATCGACTGGATGGACAACGCAGAGTGTCTCGACCTTATAGAGAAG aaacTGGGCTTGTTGGCGCTGGTGAATGAAGAGAGTCGATTCCCCAAAGGGACTGACTTCACTCTGCTGGAGAAGCTGCACAGCAGACACTCT ACAAACCCTTACTATGTCAAACCCAGACTTGCTGACCATCAGTTTGGCATCAAACATTATGCCGGGGAG GTCCTGTATGACGTCAGAGGGATCCTGGAGAAGAACAGGGACACCTTCAGAGACGACATCCTGAACATGCTCAAGGACAGCAG ACTGGACTTCATCTACGACTTGTTTGAGAAGGTCGGCAGCAGGAACAACGAGGAGAAGATGGGAACCGCCAGGCGCAAGCCCACCGTCAGCTCCCAGTTCAGG GACTCCCTCCACTCTCTCATGGCCACTCTGAGTGTGTCCAACCCTTTCTTCATCCGCTGCATTAAGCCCAACATGGAAAAG AATCCAAGTGTGTTCAGCCCGGAGGTCGTCCTGAACCAGCTGAGGTATTCCGGGATGTTGGAGACGGTGAAGATCCGTCGGGCCGGCTTCCCCGTCCGCAGAACTTTCAAAGATTTCTTCTCTCG GTATAAGATCAttgtgaaggagaaaaaaacagcagcagcggctgcagcagcaggagacgATAAGAAGAGGAGCACGGATCTACTTCTCAAATACGACAAAACCAAGAAAGAGTGGCAGCTCGGAAAGACCAAG GTGTTCATGAAAGAGTCTCTGGAGCAGCGTTTGGAGAAAGACCGGGATGAGGTCCGACGCCAAGCTGCCATGATAATCCGAGCCCACCTGCTCACTTTCTCTGCCAA GAAGCACTTCAAGCGTGTACGTGCCAGTGTGGTCACCCTCCAGAAACACCTCAGGAAGCACATCCAGCGCAGGCGGTTCGTGAAGCAGCGCAAGGCGGCGCTGGTGCTGCAGAGGCACAGGCGAGGTCAGGTGGCGCGCACTCGAGTTCGGAAactcagagaggagaggaagaagaaagaggatgagcagaagaagaaggaggaggaggaggagaagaaggtggCGGGCGAAGGGGAgcaggcggcggcggcggcggcggcggcggcggaggaAGGAGACGAGACGGAGGATAAACCA AATGAGACCCGCAGTCTGGAGGAGATCCTGCAGTTGGAGCGAGAGATCGAGCGCTtgcagaagaagagggaggacgAGGTGTCTCAGCTGTGTGAGTCCTCCAAACAGGAGCTGCAGCTTCGCCGGGACGCTGAGCTCAAACGGATGAAGAAGGAGGCGTCCCGTAAGGCCACAGGGCTCATCGACCTCCTGAACTTCGGTGGCGTTGATCCTTCGCTGGGAGCAGTCGCGGCTAAACCTGCCGCGGAGGCCAAACCTCCGAAAGCCGCGGGCGCCAACAGGAGTGCGTCcaaagaggaggaggtagaCGAAGGGTTTCACGCTGAGGATGAGTGCATCCCTCTCCCTGACTTCCCTCCACCTGCTGAGACGGACGCTCCTCTGGATCAGGAGATATTcgctcacctccctcctcctccacctgctttTGCAGAGGGCACGGTGCCTCCTGCAccacctcccccacctcctctgCCTGCAGACGGCGTGATTGCTGAAGGaattcctccccctcctcctctcccttcacCTGGAGATGGCTCCGCtgcgcctcctcctccacctccaactcccccaggagaggaggggaaaaaggaGGGAGCcaaggcagagacagagaggaaggtgAGCATGGTGGAGAGCCTGGTGGACGGGGAGGAGCCTATCTACAGCATGCCGGCCGACACAGAGTCGGACTacgaccaggaggaggaggaggggtccGTCAACGCCGGAGACGACAGCTCTGTGTCGGGGAGCAACCGAGGGAGCACCACCGTGACGGACGAGGAGCACCTGAGGAAGTCGACCTGCACCAACGCCAGCATCGAGTCCTACAGAGGCAGCTCTgactctgtgaggacacacactcacacgcatcTGCGCACGCGTGCACGCAGATAT TACGCAGACAGTGACGATGAGCACGACGGCTTGATGGACACTGATGAAGAGGTGCATAATGGCAGAGTGACCTTGCTCAACGGAAATGGACCACCATATTTCCACGGCTACCTCTACATGAAGg CTGGTCTGATGATACCATGGAGGAGGCGTTGGTGCGTGTTGAAGGATGAAACCTTCATGTGGTTCCGGTCCAAACAAGAGTCCCTCAAGTCCGGCTGGCTCTACAAGAAGGGAGGAGGCCTCTCCACCCTCTCACGGAGGTT GAACTGGAAGATGCGCTGGTTTGTGCTGAGGGACAGCAAGCTGATGTACTACGACAACGACAGCGAGGAGAAGCTGAAGGGAACCATCGACATCCGGGCTGCCAA GGAGATCGTGGATAATCATGAAAAGGAGAACGCTCTGAACATTGTGACAGACGAGAGGACATATCAGGTGTTTGCTGAGTCACCAGAGGATGCAAG CGGGTGGTTTAAAATGCTCAGTAAGGTGCGTGTGTGCACACCTGAGCAGCTGCTGGAGATGTCCCACGAACAGGCCAACCCGAAGAATGCTGTG GGAACTCTTGACGTGGGGCTGATCGACTCTGTTTGTGCTTCAGACAACCCCGATCG GCCGAACTCCTTTGTCATCATCACGGCCAACCGTGTGATCCACTGCAACAGTGACACGCCGGAGGAGATGCATCACTGGATCAGTCTGCTGCAGAAACCAAAAGGAGACGCCAGGATAGACGGGCAGGAGTTCCTGGTCAGGG GCTGGCTCCAAAAGGAGATGAAGACGAATGCAAAGAGCACCTCGCTGAAGCTGAAGAAGCGCTGGTTCGTTTTGACCCACAACTCTCTGGATTACTACAAGAGCTCAGAGAAGAACTCCTCCAAGATGGGAACTCTGGTCCTCAACTCCCTCTGCTCCATCATTCAGCCCGACGAGCGAGTGCACagggagacag gTTACTGGAACATCATGGTTTACGGGAGGAAGCATTCCTACCGCCTCTACACTAAGATGCTGAACGAGGCCATGAGGTGGACGGCTGCCATTCAGGGAGTCATAGACAGCAAGACTCCCATCGAGACTCCCACTCTGCAGCTCATCAGAGACATCAAG GAGAACAGTGTGAACCCAGACATCGTGGAGCAAATGTACAGGAGGAACCCCATCCTGAGATACACTCAGCATCCTCTGCACGCCCCTCTGCTGCCGCTCCCTTATGGAGAGGTCACCAGCT TACAAAGACAGCAGGGCTATGCCAGTCTGCAGGATGAGGCGGTGCGAGTTTTCAACTCACTGCAGGAGATGGAGACTCTGGCAGACACGGTGCCAATCATCCAGGGCATCCTGCAGACCTGCCAGGACCTGCGCCCTCTCAGGGATGAG GTATACTGTCAGGTGATCAAGCAGACCAATCATGTGCCTCAGCCTAACAGCCCAGCCAATCGGGCACACTGGCATCTGCTCACCTGCATGAGCTGCACCTTCCTGCCCAGTCGAGCCATCCTCAGATACCTCCGCTTCCACCtcaagag GGTACGTGAGCGCTACCCCGGCACAGATATCGAGCGCTACGCCAGCTTCATCGGGGAATCCCTGAAGAAGACCAAGACTCGTGAGTTTGTTCCCTCCCAGGAGGAGATCGCCGCCCTGCTGGTGAGACAGGAGATGAGCACCACCGTGTACTGCCACGGAGGAGGCTCCTGCAAGATCTCCATCAATTCACACACCACAGCTGGAGAG gTTGTGGAGAAGCTGATCAGAGGTTTGGCCATGGAGGAGAGCAAGAACCTGTTTTCTCTGTTCGAACATAATTCCTTCACAGACCGCGCTTTGGAGAGCAGAGTGATTGTGGCAGACGTCCTGGCCAAGTTTGAAAG ACTGGCGGgcagcgaggaagaggaggaggaaggggaatGGAAACTCTACTTCAAGCTCTACTGCTTCTTGGACATGGAGAGCATGCCAAAAGAGGGAGTGGAGTTTGCTTTCATGTTTGAGCAG gCCCACGAGTCTCTGATAAGTGGCCACTTTCCGGCTTCTGAGGAGACTTTGCAGCACTTGGCCGCTCTACGCCTCCAGTATCTCCACGGTGACGGGGCAGGTCGGGCCGGCTGGAGCCTCGGAACCGTATATCCAGTCGGACGCCTCCGCAATCGCATCCTCCACTCCACCAAGCCGGGCGTGGGGGCAGCGGGTGGGGCTGGAGGAGCCGGAGGGGGAGGACCGGGAGAAGGGAAGGGCACCGTAGTATCACAGGGAGGCATCCCGGTCGGGGTGGAGAAACGAAAGACTCCAAGCTTCCTGGATGGCACCCTAAGGAGAAGCTTCAAGACGGGGTCACTGAAAAAGCAGAAG gtggaggaggagcagatgtTGGAGATGTGGGTGAAGGAGGAGACGTCGGCCACAAGGACCAGTGTTCTGGAGAAGTGGACCCGGCTGCAGGGCATGCCTCAGCATCAGGCCATGCTTAACTACATGAGCATCATCAAGGAGTGGCCTGGATACGGATCAACCCTGTTCGATGTGGag TGTAAGGAGGGAGGTTTCCCTCACGATCTGTGGCTGAGTGTGAGCGCTGACAACGTGTCAGTGTATAAACGAGGCGAACCCAAGCCGCTGGAGACCTTCCAGTACGAACACATCACCTTCTTCGGGGCATCACAGCTCTGCACCTACAAGATCATTGTGGATGAGAGGGAAATGTTCTTTGAGACGCCGCTG GTTGGGGAGATCACCAAGATCATGAGGGCCTACATCAACATGATGGTGAAGAAACGCTGCAGCATCATGTCAGTGACCAGCGTCGCCAGTTCCTGGGTCAGGTGA